GACTTCcaaaactttgtatttttttccgaaaggtaaacaacaaaaactccAACACTTAATTCattcaatcataatttaataaatatattgcatattattaaaactatttatacattacaatacattttacgGCAGTGATACAATATCTTATATATATTAATCCTAGGATACACTTGCGAAAGTTTCTTTACAAACAACTTTTCTTACAAATTAAGTTTGAAGCATGTTTTTGCACACGTGAATTATAAGGACATTGACAAAATTTGCAAACAATTGTAAcaataggttaaaaaaatcgTTGCCATGCCAACGAAAATCACTATCGGAATACCCAAATAAGCTAACTGTTTACATGTATAAGTAGTATTTGTATGTAACTGTGTATAAATGTGTTTGTACATTTGTGTCACGCATGTAAAGTGCCGAATTTTGAATTCCCATTACATATTCATTGTGATTGTACTTCTAACGATCTTATCACAGATATTATTGATATGAAACTTTAATGTCTTACTCACCTTTAATAggtaagtttattataataggtCCTGTTAAGACCTGTTGAGAAAGTAGGTTTTTTAAGTCAAGATTTTCTTGTCCCAAATGTGTTTAATATATACGTATGAATATGCAGTACATCTATAGAAAAAATCACAAagtgtcaattaaaaataacttaacttaaGTGTAATATACATTAACCGGCAAGTCATGAGGTTGCCTACACACGATACACAACAAATTCGGTGTCTAAATAATCTATCTAGTGTACAAGATGTTTGAATGAATAAATCGTAGTGCGAGTACCACAAATATTGTCGAACTAAGGTCTGCTGAAGTAGTTCTACATTAAAAAGAGATAGATCTATATATTGGTGTCCATCCATCTCTCACTGGAATCATGCTTCTAATGTCATCATGGTCAGAAACTGTCAGAAAAACACTGAAATATCTTACTACTCGTATTTCCGTATGTACTTAAAATCAATACTGGCTTTATTGTCGTCCTATTTAAAATAACCTACCACCAACCGCCGTAGCCATGGTGTCCGTAGTAGCCACCATAAGGCCAGTAGCCGTAGCCGTAGCTAGGCCAGCCCCAGCCGTAGCCGTAGCCGTAGGAGGGGTAGTAGCCGTAGTGGCCTCCGTAGTGGCCCCCGTAGCCTCCCCAATGCCCACCCCAATGGGACGCTGCAGTTTTAAGGTCGTCTTTGTCAGCGGTTGCGAGGTCGTCCTTTTCTTCTGCTTTGAAGGTTTCTACTGGCTTCTCTTCGGCTGGTGCTGCGAGTGCGAGCGCCAGGAGTAGGAAGATGGCGGCGGAGAAGAAGGCAATCTGGAGAATTATGGAAATTTTAGTAAAAGTACGATCACTGTTCTTTCATTGTACTGTAAGGAAATAAAACACTTAGCATTTTGTGTAAATCGATTACAAAAGAAGACTCTTGATTCAAAGACTGAAGACTCTAGGTTCAAATAATTTGCAAAATGATAGACAAAcccttaaacaataaaaaaacacgtaaaaatattactttcaattATAAAGGGTTATATTTCAGCAATAATATCTTGCTTACTTCTTTCAATGAAATAGTAGCCTTTACAAGTACTAACAGAGTATTGTATCTCAATCGTACACAATACCTGAAGGCACAATACTTGTCCCTACGACAATGCACTAAAACTTCATATCTCACAATCTTTTGTTAACAAGTTCCCACGGATACGCACTAAACAGATAATTACTAACATATGCTAATAAACTGGTAATGATGTACCTACATCCAATTATCCATAGGTGATAAATTACAATCAAAGAGTCGTGAGTTTTAGTAGAGCAAAACAGTTGTGTGTAGATgcacttaaataatattaaataataaaaggtatgtaaaataagtttttattaaatactgtgtataatttatgataaatttGTCTTCGTTAGATTCggtaaatgaaaactaaattaattacaactAAAATCAGTCggaacttttgaaaaaaattatcGGCTAAATTAAGAATCTAAATTATAGTAAGTATAGGTATATTGATACCAGGAGCCAATCAACTATGAAAATAACtgcaaacaaatttaattaacatttaaaatataagggATATTCATATAAAGTGCCAAAAATTGCCAACCCTTAAATCTCCAAAACTAAATAACGTATTTATATTCGAACCACCTAATTAACCGCTAAACCACCACCAGAATACTTAAACCCCACTTACTTTGCAAGCCATGGTGTTTGTCTGCTGGTGATACCACTGTACTGACTGTGTCGCCCTACGCGCCGTTTTATATATGAACAGTGTCCTAGCTACACGGATGGCTGCCACGCTATTGTGCTGCCAATGACCTTAGCTTGGGATTTGCGATTAACTGTCTGGGTGCTGTCCTATATTTGTTGGTAAACGTCTTGAAGAATGGGGTATTGTTTCATGAAGGATTGAAGTTTTAGGGAAGTATCTAAagttcgataaattaaaaatgctaaaTTTGGAGATTCGATTTCTATCGTTTGGTGAAGGTCATATAGGCATGGGTAAAACAGGCACATGTAAGCACGTGaaagttaaataatttgtttgttgtgaGGCGTCTGACTATAATGACATTCAATCAGTTGAAAAGGCTAAAAACGAGCTTTAAAGGTGCCTTTTTTGTATCGGAATTGAACTACTCGAAAATACAATGTAAACGAATCTAAACTCGATGGTGTATATTGGCGGAGCTCTCCAGCATCAGTTTAGCTCTATAACATATCATATGTAGTTATCTGGTTTGTAGTCAACATCGAAGCTCAATCAATTATGTGTCCTATAAGAGTCATAAAATTTACGCTGATCACTGCACTTAACATTAGGTTTCATCCTGAATATTGTTTGCCTGTCTAATTACCATTTTTGATTCTtgcattattcatttaaatattttgatttcctCTTATAAGCAAACAGCTCAATAAACGTGTCCCCATTTTCGTACTATGTTAATGAACTAAAACTGAGTTTTGTTATGGATTTTAATTAGGCTTCCTTTCATAAACGTTTTGTGAAATTTTCATCAttcttttatcaaaaaaataataataataagaaaactagTTTCTAATTCTTTTGAAAGGTCCTTAACACAGTCGTCAAAGGGCGTGCTGAATGCGGAAATATGGCAATCAATTGTTTATGTGTTATGCTTGATGATCTtaacttaattatgtttaaaaactttattgtaTTACGCACTCATTAGTAGGTACGCACATAATATAATGTCCAAGggcgtaataaaacaaatgtttctaTGAAAACATGATTGTGATAAACCGTAAAAAGAACTTAAATCCAAACGTCCGTTTGAAGAGGTCTTTTTTACAAGAAACAGAAAACTGTAGTGAAGAGTGTAGTTTCCGGATgaaaaaatgttagttatttttttctcaagCAGCTTTCAACCATCATCAATCATCAGTCATTAATATGGTTACATCCCATTTCATACTTCATAGAGCAGTATTATTGTTAAGCCCTCATCATCAGATgttaaaaaattgaaacacaaGGTTGACAACCGATTCTTTCAAGTCTGCCAATTTTGAAAGCAGTCGCTTGTCTTCTGCTAGGTTCGAATCCCAATAGTTGCGAATACTAAATGACCCGTTAACCGATGGGCTATCGGGGCATTCCACAAGTATTTACATACCG
This is a stretch of genomic DNA from Trichoplusia ni isolate ovarian cell line Hi5 chromosome 6, tn1, whole genome shotgun sequence. It encodes these proteins:
- the LOC113495009 gene encoding shematrin-like protein 2, which translates into the protein MACKIAFFSAAIFLLLALALAAPAEEKPVETFKAEEKDDLATADKDDLKTAASHWGGHWGGYGGHYGGHYGYYPSYGYGYGWGWPSYGYGYWPYGGYYGHHGYGGWW